Proteins from a genomic interval of Stenotrophomonas sp. WZN-1:
- a CDS encoding methylated-DNA--[protein]-cysteine S-methyltransferase, whose protein sequence is MDSTPTTALDARVERVCRHLQASLDEPSLQELADIAGCSPTRLHRLFKQATGLTPKQYAAALRADRLRTGLQQQQRITDAFHDAGFGSSGRFYENAPKLLGMTPKQWRAGGRGEVIHFAIAESSLGSVLVASSSTGVVAILLGDDPETLLQSLQQRFRQAELVGADQGYEQLVAQVVGLVEDPSRGTTLPLDIRGTAFQQRVWQALQQIPRGRTASYADIAARIGAPRSSRAVARACASNPLAVAVPCHRVVRRDGDLSGYAWGVARKRELLRREKASTA, encoded by the coding sequence ATGGACAGCACCCCCACCACCGCCCTCGATGCCCGCGTCGAACGGGTCTGCCGCCACCTTCAGGCCAGCCTCGACGAACCCTCGCTGCAGGAACTGGCGGACATCGCCGGCTGCAGCCCGACGCGCCTGCATCGCCTGTTCAAGCAGGCCACCGGGCTGACCCCCAAGCAGTACGCCGCCGCGCTGCGCGCCGACCGCCTGCGCACCGGGCTTCAGCAGCAGCAACGCATCACCGATGCCTTCCATGATGCTGGCTTCGGTTCCAGCGGACGCTTCTACGAGAACGCACCGAAGTTGCTGGGCATGACGCCGAAGCAATGGCGCGCAGGTGGCCGCGGCGAAGTCATCCACTTCGCCATCGCCGAAAGTTCACTGGGTAGCGTGCTGGTGGCCAGCAGCAGTACCGGTGTGGTTGCGATCCTGCTCGGCGATGATCCGGAGACGCTGTTGCAGTCGCTGCAGCAGCGCTTCCGCCAGGCCGAACTGGTCGGCGCCGACCAGGGCTATGAGCAACTGGTGGCACAGGTCGTAGGCCTGGTCGAGGATCCTTCGCGAGGCACCACGCTGCCGCTGGATATCCGTGGCACCGCGTTCCAGCAACGGGTGTGGCAGGCACTGCAGCAGATTCCGCGCGGGCGCACTGCCTCGTATGCCGATATCGCCGCGCGCATCGGCGCGCCCCGATCGAGCCGCGCGGTGGCACGCGCCTGTGCAAGCAATCCGCTGGCGGTGGCGGTGCCCTGCCACCGCGTCGTGCGCCGCGATGGCGACCTGTCCGGCTACGCCTGGGGCGTAGCGCGCAAGCGCGAACTGCTGCGCCGGGAAAAGGCCTCGACGGCCTGA
- a CDS encoding NADP-dependent oxidoreductase, whose protein sequence is MSDPSTTSRIVLASRPQGAPSAANFRLEQVALPALADGEVLLRNRYLSLDPYMRGRMDEVPSYAAPVAVGAVMEGQTVAEVLQSKAEGVTAGELVLAPGGWQTHAVLPAKALGRRLDPAGLPLSTALGVYGMPGFTAYSSLHEIARLKPGETLVVAAATGPVGATVAQLAKLQGARVVAIAGGEAKRAYLQTLGVDVALDHRAADFAEQLRGAVPAGIDVYFESVGGHVLDAVLPLLNDFARIPVCGTIATYNERGVEQPGPDRLPSLFSQILRQRLTVRGFIVHDFNHLWPDFEREMAQWLRDGRIQYREDVVEGLEKAPEAFFGLLKGHNFGKLVVKLD, encoded by the coding sequence ATGTCCGATCCCTCGACCACCTCCCGCATCGTGCTTGCGTCGCGTCCGCAGGGGGCGCCAAGTGCAGCCAACTTCCGCCTGGAACAGGTTGCGTTGCCGGCGTTGGCCGATGGCGAAGTGCTGCTGCGCAACCGCTACCTTTCGCTGGATCCGTACATGCGTGGACGCATGGACGAGGTCCCGTCGTATGCCGCGCCGGTGGCGGTAGGGGCGGTGATGGAAGGCCAGACCGTGGCCGAGGTGCTGCAATCCAAAGCCGAGGGCGTAACCGCAGGTGAGCTGGTGCTGGCGCCGGGTGGCTGGCAGACCCACGCGGTGCTGCCGGCCAAGGCGCTGGGGCGTCGTCTGGATCCGGCCGGACTGCCGCTGAGTACGGCGCTGGGCGTGTATGGCATGCCCGGCTTCACCGCCTACTCCAGCCTGCATGAAATCGCCCGTTTGAAGCCGGGCGAGACGCTGGTGGTGGCTGCCGCGACCGGGCCGGTCGGCGCGACCGTGGCGCAGCTGGCCAAGCTGCAGGGCGCACGGGTGGTGGCCATCGCCGGTGGTGAGGCCAAGCGCGCCTATCTGCAGACGCTGGGCGTGGACGTGGCGCTGGATCATCGCGCGGCTGATTTTGCCGAGCAGCTGCGCGGGGCGGTGCCTGCGGGTATCGACGTGTACTTCGAGAGCGTCGGCGGCCATGTACTGGATGCGGTGCTGCCCTTGCTCAATGACTTCGCCCGCATTCCGGTGTGCGGCACCATCGCCACCTACAACGAGCGGGGCGTCGAGCAGCCTGGCCCTGACCGGTTGCCGTCACTGTTCAGCCAGATCCTGCGCCAGCGCCTGACCGTGCGCGGTTTCATCGTGCACGACTTCAACCACCTGTGGCCGGACTTCGAACGCGAGATGGCGCAGTGGCTACGCGACGGCCGCATCCAGTACCGCGAGGATGTGGTGGAAGGGCTGGAGAAGGCGCCGGAGGCGTTCTTCGGGCTGCTGAAGGGGCACAACTTCGGCAAGCTGGTGGTGAAGCTGGATTGA
- a CDS encoding lipocalin family protein, translating to MPLRPALLACLLLAAFPALAAEPVRAVETLDIDRYAGQWHEIAHLPVSFQKQCVGEITANYGLRRDGRISVTNACRNGEGERVVAEGVARLVAGHPGQLQVRFVPDWLSWVPLVWADYWVLALDPDYQWALVGEPGRKYLWILSRLPEMDRARFEQLKAKAEAMGYDLGPLRLMAPLRDTPAD from the coding sequence ATGCCTCTGCGCCCCGCCCTGCTCGCCTGCCTGCTGCTGGCCGCCTTCCCGGCCCTCGCCGCCGAACCGGTGCGCGCGGTCGAAACGCTGGACATCGACCGCTACGCAGGCCAGTGGCACGAAATCGCGCACCTGCCGGTGTCATTCCAGAAGCAGTGTGTCGGCGAGATCACCGCCAACTACGGGCTGCGCCGCGACGGCCGCATCAGCGTCACCAATGCCTGCCGCAATGGCGAGGGCGAACGCGTGGTTGCCGAAGGCGTGGCACGCCTGGTGGCCGGACACCCCGGCCAATTGCAGGTGCGCTTCGTGCCCGACTGGCTGAGCTGGGTCCCCCTGGTCTGGGCCGACTACTGGGTGCTGGCGCTGGACCCGGACTATCAGTGGGCGCTGGTCGGCGAACCTGGCCGCAAATACCTGTGGATCCTCTCGCGGCTGCCGGAAATGGATCGCGCCCGGTTCGAACAGTTGAAAGCCAAGGCCGAGGCCATGGGCTACGACCTCGGCCCGCTGCGGCTGATGGCACCGTTGCGCGATACGCCCGCCGACTGA
- a CDS encoding LEA type 2 family protein produces the protein MFHRFRTTLIVLCTLALVACNNGIVKRVSEPAASLQQLTVRADGNWTVALRLQNFSSMPMTFDDVSLALTVGDNEAGTLQVKPGISIGGTSADVINVDLVPSSAARLVVADALASNRTLAYGLKGTVAATPQEKKQRSFDISSRSTLNQAPGLPGVLR, from the coding sequence ATGTTCCACCGTTTCCGTACCACCTTGATCGTCCTGTGCACCCTCGCCCTTGTTGCCTGCAACAACGGCATCGTCAAGCGTGTTTCGGAACCGGCGGCCAGCCTGCAGCAGCTGACCGTGCGTGCCGACGGCAACTGGACCGTGGCCCTGCGCCTGCAGAACTTCAGCTCGATGCCGATGACCTTCGATGACGTCTCGCTGGCGCTGACCGTCGGCGACAACGAAGCCGGCACCCTGCAGGTCAAGCCCGGCATTTCCATCGGCGGCACCTCCGCCGACGTCATCAATGTCGACCTCGTCCCCAGCTCGGCCGCGCGCCTGGTGGTGGCCGACGCGCTGGCCAGCAACCGTACCCTGGCCTATGGCCTGAAGGGAACCGTGGCGGCCACGCCGCAGGAAAAGAAGCAGCGCAGCTTCGACATCAGCAGCCGCAGCACCCTCAACCAGGCCCCCGGCCTGCCCGGCGTGCTGCGCTGA
- a CDS encoding acyl-CoA dehydrogenase C-terminal domain-containing protein, whose protein sequence is MSSYTAPLSDLRFALHDVLKVEPLFARLGFTDATADVVDAVLEEAGRFSATVLAPLNSVGDEIGCVLDQATGEVTTPPGFKQAYDQFVDGGWTGLTASPELGGQGLPHTLGVPLNEMINAANLAWGNFPLLSHGAIEALKQHGEAWQHEAFLKPLIEGRWTGTMCLTEPHCGTDLGLLKTKAEPNADGSYSITGTKIFITAGEHDLTGNIVHLVLAKLPDAPPGAKGISLFVTPKFKVDREGNVGERNALRCGSIEHKMGIKGSVTCVMNFDGAQGYLVGQPHKGLQAMFTMMNTARLGVGLQGIGLSERAYQNALKYSRERLQSRALSGAKFPDKPADPILVHPDVRRMLLTVKSLVEGSRLLALHAATLIDVAHHAEDATERERADTLVSFLTPISKACQTEWGIENTYNALQCFGGHGYIREHGMEQLARDARITTLYEGTTGIQALDLIGRKTASSQGAGLKLMLAEIEAFAKEHEGNEALAEFIGPLRAKAAEWGKLTLDVLQRAATNPDELGAASYDYLFYSGYVVLAYWWARSVAAADASAHGAAFAQGKRETARFYFARVLPRTLSHAAAIQAGAAPLMAMDDERFGA, encoded by the coding sequence ATGAGCAGCTACACCGCCCCGCTTTCCGACCTCCGTTTCGCCCTGCACGACGTACTCAAGGTCGAGCCCCTGTTCGCCCGCCTGGGCTTCACCGACGCCACCGCCGACGTGGTCGATGCCGTGCTGGAAGAAGCCGGCCGCTTCAGCGCCACCGTGCTGGCCCCGCTCAACAGCGTCGGCGACGAGATCGGCTGCGTACTCGACCAGGCCACCGGCGAAGTGACCACCCCGCCCGGCTTCAAGCAGGCCTACGACCAGTTCGTCGATGGCGGCTGGACCGGCCTGACCGCCTCGCCGGAGCTGGGCGGCCAGGGACTGCCGCACACCCTGGGCGTGCCGCTCAACGAAATGATCAACGCCGCCAACCTGGCGTGGGGCAACTTCCCGCTGCTCTCGCACGGCGCCATCGAAGCGCTGAAGCAGCACGGCGAGGCCTGGCAGCACGAGGCCTTCCTCAAGCCGCTGATCGAGGGACGCTGGACCGGCACCATGTGCCTGACCGAACCGCACTGCGGCACCGACCTGGGCCTGCTCAAGACCAAGGCCGAGCCGAACGCCGACGGCAGCTACTCGATCACCGGCACCAAGATCTTCATCACCGCCGGCGAGCACGACCTGACCGGCAACATCGTGCACCTGGTGCTGGCCAAGCTGCCCGACGCCCCTCCAGGCGCCAAGGGCATCTCGCTGTTCGTCACCCCGAAGTTCAAGGTCGACCGCGAGGGCAACGTCGGCGAGCGCAACGCACTGCGCTGCGGCTCGATCGAGCACAAGATGGGCATCAAGGGCTCCGTCACCTGCGTGATGAACTTCGATGGTGCGCAGGGCTACCTCGTCGGCCAGCCGCACAAGGGCCTGCAGGCCATGTTCACCATGATGAACACCGCGCGCCTGGGCGTCGGCCTGCAGGGCATCGGCCTGTCCGAGCGCGCCTACCAGAACGCACTGAAGTACAGCCGTGAGCGACTGCAGTCGCGCGCCCTGAGCGGCGCCAAGTTCCCGGACAAGCCGGCCGACCCGATCCTGGTCCATCCGGATGTGCGGCGCATGCTGCTGACAGTGAAGTCGCTGGTCGAAGGCAGCCGCCTGCTGGCTCTGCACGCCGCCACCCTGATCGACGTCGCCCACCACGCCGAGGATGCCACCGAACGCGAGCGCGCCGACACCCTGGTGAGCTTCCTGACCCCGATCTCCAAGGCCTGCCAGACCGAATGGGGCATCGAGAACACCTACAACGCCCTGCAGTGCTTCGGTGGCCACGGCTACATCCGCGAACACGGCATGGAGCAGTTGGCCCGCGATGCGCGCATCACCACGCTGTATGAAGGCACCACCGGCATTCAGGCGCTGGACCTCATCGGCCGCAAGACCGCGTCCAGCCAGGGCGCCGGCCTGAAGCTGATGCTGGCCGAGATCGAAGCCTTCGCCAAGGAACACGAGGGCAACGAAGCGCTGGCCGAGTTCATCGGCCCGCTGCGCGCCAAGGCCGCCGAATGGGGCAAGCTGACCCTGGACGTGCTGCAGCGCGCGGCCACCAACCCCGACGAACTGGGCGCAGCCAGCTACGACTACCTGTTCTATTCGGGTTACGTGGTACTGGCCTACTGGTGGGCCCGCAGCGTCGCCGCCGCCGATGCCAGCGCGCACGGCGCCGCCTTCGCCCAAGGCAAGCGCGAGACCGCACGGTTCTACTTCGCCCGCGTGCTGCCGCGCACGCTCAGCCACGCCGCCGCGATCCAGGCCGGCGCCGCCCCGCTGATGGCCATGGACGACGAGCGCTTCGGCGCCTGA
- a CDS encoding HNH endonuclease — protein sequence METDTTRLGLIEAGAPFSAPGAEASPNATTLHRPGSVRLLSLDAHGRVLDWITWQDAACLYAREAVAWTLGDPCLHIHGGTNRFSGLQSGMDLHPIIAARGHARSRAIDPTPNLTNQALFARDAHLCMYCGQQFSRPTLTRDHVMPLSKGGLDCWENVVTACFHCNSRKSDRTPQQAGMPLLAVPYRPSWIEHLILSNRNILADQMAFLKAQLPKRSKLST from the coding sequence ATGGAGACAGACACTACACGCTTGGGTCTGATCGAAGCCGGAGCTCCGTTTTCTGCTCCGGGCGCCGAAGCATCGCCCAACGCCACGACGCTGCATCGCCCCGGTTCGGTCCGGCTGCTCTCGCTTGATGCCCACGGACGCGTACTGGACTGGATCACCTGGCAGGATGCGGCGTGCCTCTACGCACGCGAAGCGGTGGCCTGGACGCTCGGCGATCCCTGCCTGCACATCCACGGCGGCACCAACCGCTTCAGTGGCCTGCAGAGCGGCATGGACCTGCACCCGATCATCGCCGCCCGCGGCCATGCCCGCTCCCGCGCGATCGACCCGACGCCAAACCTGACCAACCAGGCCCTGTTCGCCCGCGACGCCCATCTGTGCATGTACTGCGGCCAGCAGTTCAGCCGCCCCACGCTCACCCGCGACCATGTCATGCCGCTGTCCAAGGGCGGGCTGGACTGCTGGGAAAACGTGGTCACCGCCTGCTTCCACTGCAATTCGCGCAAGAGCGACCGCACCCCGCAGCAGGCCGGCATGCCCCTGCTGGCAGTGCCCTACCGGCCCAGCTGGATCGAGCACCTGATCCTGTCCAACCGCAACATCCTGGCCGACCAGATGGCCTTCCTGAAGGCGCAATTGCCCAAGCGGTCAAAACTGAGCACCTGA
- the dxs gene encoding 1-deoxy-D-xylulose-5-phosphate synthase, whose amino-acid sequence MIDSARYPRLARIQTPDDLRTFDESELRAVADELRAYLIESVGKSGGHFAAGLGVIELTVALHYLYQTPHDQLVWDVGHQTYPHKILTGRRDEIHTVKQKDGVAPFPKREESEYDTFGVGHSSTSISAALGMAIARQSEGDDRKVVAVIGDGAMTAGMAFEALMHAGGMEPEPNLLVILNDNNMSISEAVGGLTKMLGRATGSRTLNALREGGKKILGDKKNNPARFVKRWEEHWKGMFVPSTMFEEMGFHYTGPIDGHDMPALLSTLKTLRASKGPKLLHVMTTKGKGYEPAEGDQIGYHAVGPFDPDKGLVAKAGAKKPTYTDVFSDWLCDAAAAEPRLYGITPAMREGSGLVRFSKEYPQRYFDVAIAEQHAVTLAAGMATQGGKPVVAIYSTFLQRAYDQLVHDVAIQDLDVLFAIDRAGVVGPDGATHAGNLDLSFLRCVPNLVVMAPSNEAECRQMLSTGLQHPGPAAVRYPRGTGTGVAAGTDLSTLPIGKGELRLQGSRVALLAFGSTVAAAEQVGRELGLSVVNMRFIKPLDRELVLAMAAQHEGLVTIEDNVVAGGAGSGVGELLNAEGVLRPILHLGLPDSYQHHASREDLLAEAGIDAAGIRAAVLKRWPQLAAGTSPLSAAG is encoded by the coding sequence ATGATCGACTCTGCCCGCTATCCCCGCCTCGCGCGCATCCAGACACCGGATGACCTGCGCACGTTCGACGAATCCGAATTGAGGGCGGTTGCCGACGAACTGCGCGCCTACCTCATCGAATCGGTGGGCAAGAGCGGCGGCCACTTTGCCGCCGGCCTGGGCGTGATCGAACTCACCGTGGCCCTGCACTACCTGTACCAGACGCCGCACGACCAGCTGGTCTGGGACGTCGGTCACCAGACCTACCCGCACAAGATCCTCACCGGCCGCCGCGACGAGATCCACACCGTCAAGCAGAAGGACGGCGTCGCGCCGTTCCCGAAGCGCGAGGAAAGCGAGTACGACACGTTCGGTGTCGGCCACTCCTCGACCTCGATCTCGGCCGCACTCGGCATGGCCATCGCCCGCCAGTCCGAAGGCGACGACCGCAAGGTCGTGGCGGTGATCGGCGACGGCGCGATGACCGCCGGCATGGCGTTCGAAGCGCTGATGCATGCCGGCGGCATGGAGCCGGAGCCGAACCTGCTGGTGATCCTCAACGACAACAACATGTCGATCTCCGAGGCCGTGGGCGGCCTGACCAAGATGCTGGGCCGCGCCACCGGCAGCCGCACGCTCAATGCGCTGCGCGAAGGCGGCAAGAAGATCCTCGGTGACAAGAAGAACAACCCGGCGCGCTTCGTGAAGCGCTGGGAAGAACACTGGAAGGGCATGTTCGTGCCCTCCACGATGTTCGAGGAAATGGGCTTCCACTACACCGGCCCGATCGACGGCCACGACATGCCTGCCCTGCTGTCCACGCTGAAGACGCTGCGCGCCTCCAAGGGCCCGAAGCTGCTGCATGTGATGACCACCAAGGGCAAGGGCTACGAGCCGGCCGAAGGCGACCAGATCGGTTACCACGCCGTGGGCCCGTTCGATCCGGACAAGGGCCTGGTCGCCAAGGCCGGGGCCAAGAAGCCGACCTATACCGATGTATTCAGCGACTGGCTGTGCGATGCCGCCGCCGCCGAGCCTCGCCTGTACGGCATCACCCCGGCGATGCGCGAAGGCTCCGGCCTGGTGCGCTTCAGCAAGGAGTACCCGCAGCGTTACTTCGACGTGGCGATCGCCGAGCAGCACGCGGTCACCCTCGCCGCCGGCATGGCCACCCAGGGTGGCAAGCCGGTGGTGGCGATCTATTCCACCTTCCTGCAGCGCGCATACGACCAGCTGGTGCATGACGTGGCGATCCAGGACCTGGACGTGCTGTTTGCGATCGATCGCGCCGGCGTGGTCGGCCCGGACGGCGCAACCCACGCTGGCAACCTCGACCTGAGCTTCCTGCGCTGCGTGCCTAACCTGGTGGTGATGGCACCGTCCAATGAAGCCGAGTGCCGGCAGATGCTCAGCACCGGCCTGCAGCACCCGGGCCCGGCCGCCGTACGCTACCCGCGTGGCACCGGCACCGGCGTTGCGGCCGGTACCGACCTGTCGACCCTGCCGATCGGAAAGGGCGAGCTGCGCCTGCAGGGCAGCCGCGTCGCCCTGCTCGCCTTCGGCAGCACCGTGGCCGCCGCTGAGCAGGTCGGCCGCGAACTGGGCCTGAGCGTGGTCAACATGCGCTTCATCAAGCCACTGGATCGCGAGCTGGTGCTGGCCATGGCGGCCCAGCACGAGGGCCTGGTGACGATCGAAGACAACGTGGTGGCCGGTGGTGCCGGGTCCGGCGTCGGTGAACTGCTCAATGCCGAAGGCGTGCTGCGCCCGATCCTGCACCTGGGCCTGCCCGACAGCTACCAGCACCACGCCAGCCGCGAGGACCTGCTGGCCGAAGCCGGCATCGACGCGGCAGGCATCCGCGCCGCTGTACTGAAGCGCTGGCCGCAGCTGGCCGCAGGTACCTCACCCCTGAGTGCAGCGGGCTGA
- a CDS encoding DUF3011 domain-containing protein gives MGKALTWRTLACTLLPMLAAAGGAQAQSYGYGYDDDRYGGRDGNGIVRCESIKNRSNECRLDGRARLIRQLSGSPCVEGETWGQSRNGVWVTQGCRAEFVGEYRRGGGWGGNGGGWGNGNGWGGGDVVTCHSNGHRQEYCDARIRRGVRLIRQDSRSACIEGQSWGWDRRGIWVSDGCRAQFQVN, from the coding sequence ATGGGCAAGGCACTCACCTGGCGCACCCTGGCCTGCACCCTGTTGCCGATGCTGGCGGCTGCCGGTGGCGCTCAGGCGCAGAGCTATGGCTACGGCTATGACGACGACCGCTATGGTGGCCGCGATGGCAATGGCATCGTGCGCTGCGAGTCGATCAAGAACCGCAGCAATGAGTGCCGCCTGGACGGACGCGCGCGGTTGATCCGCCAGTTGTCCGGTTCGCCCTGTGTGGAAGGCGAAACCTGGGGCCAGTCGCGCAATGGCGTCTGGGTCACCCAGGGGTGCCGTGCCGAATTCGTGGGTGAGTACCGCCGCGGTGGCGGCTGGGGCGGCAATGGCGGCGGCTGGGGGAATGGCAACGGGTGGGGCGGCGGCGATGTGGTCACCTGCCATTCCAATGGTCATCGCCAGGAGTACTGCGATGCCCGGATCCGCCGGGGTGTACGCCTGATCCGCCAGGACTCGCGCAGCGCCTGCATCGAAGGCCAGAGCTGGGGCTGGGATCGCCGTGGCATCTGGGTCAGTGATGGCTGCCGGGCGCAGTTCCAGGTGAACTGA
- a CDS encoding response regulator transcription factor translates to MLTRIAIADDHPLVLLGTRIVIEAGGRHRVVAEARCAESLLAILAEEPVDLVVTDFSMPDVGRSDGQAMLQALSRNYPKVPVILVTMITNATTLNMAMRTGVRGLVWKCSCVDGTRKAVDTVLSGGIYLDPQLAHCLQDGGRERSLSVLSPKELEVLRLYVSGPSITEIAGRLRRTVSTISRQRISAMRKLGISNDAELFAYAFEERLGNAGGTASGAANGSP, encoded by the coding sequence ATGCTCACTCGAATTGCCATTGCGGATGATCATCCACTGGTCTTGCTTGGCACGCGCATCGTGATCGAGGCCGGTGGGCGCCATCGCGTGGTGGCGGAGGCGCGATGTGCAGAAAGCCTGCTGGCCATCCTGGCTGAAGAACCGGTGGATCTGGTGGTGACTGATTTTTCGATGCCGGATGTCGGCCGCTCGGACGGCCAGGCGATGCTGCAGGCGTTGAGTCGCAATTACCCCAAGGTGCCGGTGATCCTGGTCACGATGATCACCAATGCCACCACCTTGAACATGGCCATGCGTACCGGTGTGCGCGGGCTGGTGTGGAAGTGCAGTTGCGTGGATGGCACCCGCAAGGCGGTCGATACCGTGTTGAGCGGGGGGATTTACCTGGACCCCCAGTTGGCGCACTGCCTGCAGGACGGTGGGCGCGAGCGATCGCTTTCGGTGTTGTCGCCCAAGGAACTGGAAGTCCTGCGGCTGTATGTGTCGGGGCCTTCGATCACAGAGATCGCCGGGCGGCTGCGGCGTACCGTCAGTACCATCAGCCGGCAACGCATTTCGGCGATGAGGAAACTGGGCATCAGCAATGATGCCGAGCTGTTCGCCTATGCGTTCGAGGAGCGCCTGGGCAATGCCGGTGGCACGGCCAGTGGGGCAGCAAACGGGAGCCCATGA
- a CDS encoding GTP-binding protein: MTVREHKIVVMGPLGAGKSTLVQTLTQGRAVVTEARNTDPSVGKQYTTVAMDYGDIDLPGGDRLRLYGSPGQERFSYIWPILLAGAEGAIVLIDGSANVGTTLAGRHLRAIAESAPGLPVVIGFTRCGSTDDPVQPHWQDWLQDHAPHLPALPLDPRDMAQAIIAMDLLMSQIECNAMAAAHE, translated from the coding sequence ATGACCGTGCGTGAGCACAAGATCGTAGTGATGGGCCCACTCGGCGCGGGCAAGTCCACCCTCGTGCAGACCCTGACCCAGGGCAGGGCCGTGGTGACGGAAGCCCGCAATACCGACCCTTCCGTGGGCAAGCAATACACCACCGTGGCCATGGACTATGGCGACATCGACCTGCCAGGTGGCGACCGCCTGCGCCTGTACGGATCGCCTGGGCAGGAACGCTTCTCCTATATCTGGCCAATCCTGCTGGCCGGTGCAGAAGGTGCCATCGTTCTGATCGATGGCAGCGCCAACGTGGGCACCACGCTGGCCGGGCGGCATCTGAGAGCCATCGCCGAAAGCGCACCGGGCCTGCCCGTGGTCATCGGCTTCACCCGATGCGGCAGCACCGATGATCCGGTACAGCCGCACTGGCAGGACTGGCTGCAGGACCATGCGCCACACCTGCCGGCATTGCCGCTGGACCCACGCGACATGGCGCAGGCCATCATTGCGATGGATCTGCTGATGAGCCAGATCGAATGCAATGCCATGGCGGCCGCCCATGAATGA
- a CDS encoding roadblock/LC7 domain-containing protein, producing the protein MNDIDRTSALDALVHDVTGIQALVVASTDGFALAQAGPKGHVADRLAAMTSSMLGLASALGRELHFGELDTLILDAANGKVLMLAIPGKQPRLLMTACDHSCVIGNVLWHAKQCVRALANTPT; encoded by the coding sequence ATGAATGACATCGACCGCACATCGGCACTCGACGCGCTGGTACACGATGTCACCGGCATCCAGGCGCTCGTCGTTGCCAGCACTGATGGTTTCGCCCTGGCCCAGGCCGGCCCGAAGGGCCATGTCGCCGATCGCCTGGCCGCGATGACCAGCTCGATGCTCGGCCTGGCCAGTGCGCTGGGTCGCGAACTGCACTTCGGTGAACTCGACACACTCATCCTCGATGCCGCCAACGGCAAGGTACTGATGCTCGCCATTCCAGGGAAGCAACCGCGCCTGCTGATGACGGCGTGCGATCACAGCTGCGTCATCGGCAACGTGCTGTGGCATGCCAAGCAGTGCGTGCGCGCATTGGCCAACACCCCGACCTGA
- a CDS encoding pilin — MRSRSTTQSTRRPRHYRPWASVSIVAGLTAIYALLLCAPRLDSDASHTRLRDEASVLGGAIAAVENSYAEGDLTVTDQHLGLPASTTHCARLRASLPDTGRAVLTCNLRQEGSVRWRRTPAGEWRCTASTAAVHAAPTPCPKELRRTF; from the coding sequence ATGCGCTCTCGATCAACCACCCAGTCGACACGTCGCCCTCGACACTACCGGCCATGGGCGTCGGTCAGCATCGTCGCCGGACTGACAGCCATCTACGCACTACTGTTGTGTGCGCCCCGCTTGGATAGCGATGCCAGCCACACCCGGCTGCGCGACGAGGCCAGTGTGCTGGGCGGCGCCATCGCCGCGGTGGAAAACAGTTACGCCGAAGGCGATCTCACCGTGACCGACCAGCATCTGGGCCTGCCGGCCAGCACCACACACTGCGCGCGCCTGCGCGCCTCGCTCCCCGATACCGGCCGCGCAGTGCTGACCTGTAACCTGCGCCAGGAGGGCAGCGTGCGGTGGCGGCGAACCCCTGCGGGCGAATGGCGATGCACTGCAAGCACAGCCGCTGTGCATGCAGCGCCGACGCCGTGCCCCAAGGAGCTACGGCGCACGTTCTGA
- a CDS encoding pilin: MNTVLDPAARAGTGPSRQKGFSLIELMVVVAIIGILGMIALPQYQRFAAKAKLAGALAEVAGGKVGVESLLAEGSEITTSASIGLPESSSRCTWITVTSDVTNGATSINCVLKSDAAIGSGNLTLDRDSQGVWLCRSDVSDQSLLPHGCQG; this comes from the coding sequence ATGAATACCGTACTCGACCCGGCCGCCCGCGCAGGCACAGGCCCATCCCGGCAGAAGGGCTTTTCCCTCATTGAGCTCATGGTGGTGGTGGCGATCATCGGGATTCTGGGGATGATTGCCTTGCCGCAGTACCAGCGGTTCGCGGCCAAGGCAAAGTTGGCGGGCGCCCTCGCAGAAGTTGCCGGTGGAAAAGTTGGCGTTGAATCACTCCTCGCCGAGGGCAGCGAGATCACCACGTCGGCATCGATTGGCCTGCCCGAATCAAGCTCCCGCTGTACCTGGATTACGGTGACAAGCGATGTCACGAATGGAGCTACGAGCATCAACTGCGTGCTCAAGAGCGACGCTGCAATCGGCAGTGGCAACCTGACCTTGGATCGCGACTCGCAGGGAGTCTGGCTCTGCAGGAGCGACGTTTCAGACCAGAGCCTCCTTCCCCACGGTTGCCAGGGCTGA